In Halalkalibaculum roseum, a single window of DNA contains:
- a CDS encoding thioredoxin family protein, producing the protein MKLKYFLFLLPLVALVALGAYNGDEAEEAEGITWYSMKEAQDLAAENNKKVLVYAEAVWCTYCKKMENEVFPKQEVIDSIARYYYPVRVDIESDKKHEFNEETLTGSQFAQKYRVQGTPTFFFIDEGGNILGAQPGYIPPDVFTNLLAFVGSDAHERVSFEEYTEENKN; encoded by the coding sequence ATGAAATTGAAGTATTTTTTATTTTTGCTTCCTCTTGTGGCATTGGTAGCACTTGGTGCCTACAACGGGGATGAAGCGGAGGAAGCCGAAGGAATTACCTGGTATTCCATGAAGGAGGCCCAGGATCTTGCTGCCGAAAATAACAAGAAAGTACTGGTCTACGCGGAAGCCGTTTGGTGTACCTACTGCAAGAAAATGGAGAATGAGGTCTTCCCAAAACAGGAAGTAATAGACTCCATTGCCCGCTATTACTATCCGGTTCGAGTGGATATAGAATCGGACAAGAAACATGAATTTAATGAAGAGACATTGACGGGCAGCCAGTTTGCACAGAAGTACCGGGTTCAGGGCACACCGACGTTCTTCTTTATTGACGAAGGAGGAAATATATTAGGCGCCCAGCCGGGTTATATTCCCCCTGACGTGTTTACCAATCTACTCGCTTTTGTTGGGTCTGATGCCCACGAAAGGGTATCTTTTGAAGAGTATACCGAAGAGAATAAAAACTGA
- a CDS encoding metal-dependent transcriptional regulator, whose protein sequence is MVLSQSVEDYLKAIYKLETKEKGASTTRIAEALDVSSASATNMVKRLSDMGLVKYKSYKGANLTESGRKIALEIIRHHRLLELYLLEVMGYSWDEVHDEAEKLEHHISEQFEDKIAELLDNPTHDPHGDPIPTKEGIMPEMDAKSLVNAEEGQLYLVSRVKNQDPELLRYLEKIGLLPGAKLEIKDKGPFRGPITLLIENSEQVLGHEVAEHILIAELPE, encoded by the coding sequence ATGGTTTTAAGCCAGTCTGTCGAAGACTATCTAAAAGCAATTTACAAACTCGAGACTAAGGAAAAAGGCGCTTCTACAACCCGTATAGCTGAAGCATTGGATGTTTCCTCGGCTTCCGCAACCAACATGGTGAAGCGCCTGTCAGATATGGGATTGGTAAAATACAAATCCTACAAGGGAGCCAATCTTACAGAATCCGGACGGAAAATAGCCCTGGAAATAATTCGCCATCACCGCCTGTTGGAACTCTATTTGCTCGAAGTGATGGGATATTCATGGGATGAAGTGCATGATGAAGCCGAAAAGCTGGAGCACCATATTTCCGAACAGTTTGAGGATAAAATTGCAGAGTTGCTGGATAATCCCACGCATGACCCCCACGGTGATCCCATTCCTACCAAAGAGGGTATCATGCCTGAAATGGATGCTAAATCACTGGTGAATGCCGAAGAGGGGCAACTCTACCTTGTAAGCCGTGTGAAGAATCAAGACCCGGAGCTGTTGCGGTATCTTGAGAAAATCGGACTGCTCCCCGGTGCGAAGCTGGAGATCAAGGATAAGGGGCCTTTCCGAGGACCAATCACACTGTTGATAGAAAATAGTGAACAGGTGCTGGGCCATGAAGTGGCAGAACACATCCTAATTGCCGAACTCCCGGAATAA
- a CDS encoding PP2C family protein-serine/threonine phosphatase yields the protein MSLIKQNHAFGLWDYLFLCAGILTGAWFFLSYQSQDPRSAMDSSYNEQSATLKAAEVLNNFGYSTDQLSTLADFQVYSDLLESLQEDLGRQVAIRSMKDSADSQVFPFYWNLRFYNSEETESMEVGGANDENSLVIQLDSKGRWMGLHNEGEKLPQRQLNREALQYAFKEDSSRDLWKTVPDSAWDGVLSFDVENGYDVTSLGLPEAEKSEDQAHIFSLFELKRLGEYYLNNSAWNPDKLVLQDVQITTLNEIRAAVLSFQTTALDLDQQVSLELTVMPTGSVLNLESDYNPSAESSSTPGVRQLVILAALFIFGVVALFTFFFRMRARAVDTKSSLVISIIGGLLIPTVIFLQNLDSFNLFEGGAIWPGLIFIAIQMAFFGAIGSVGFFVLASIGDSITRQHWQKKLVCYDYLRQGMFFNRPVGEVLLRSVVLMLMLSGLWSLLLWIFPNFYFSLEQTFLNYEAAWAPLFVLLDNTWYSLINILGIYLVAGSLVYARLKNQWVFALFTAIAFALIVPIPFYYGPVLEQFIVLGILGLGMALIYLKWDFLTLLFSHYLFITLILVSGGWLVGSSPDLYVFVNFIIFLIFIVGWAIFSIVKGKEEKSLPSYVPEYVEELAQEERIKQELQIARGVQNSFLPTKTPELEGLDIAALCQPAYETGGDYYDFIQLDDHRVAVTIGDVSGKGIQAAFYMTFTKGILHSLCRETESPAELLKKANRLFCDNASKGTFISLVYGIVDMKNKTFTFSRAGHNPILHLKAKDGTLNELQPNGLGLGLTKTASFDDNIKEVQLALGEGDMLVLYTDGIVEALNETHQFYGGNRLLDQLKNQKNKSSQEIIDILSEDVSSFIGSAKQHDDMTMMVIKMNKH from the coding sequence ATGTCTCTTATTAAACAAAATCATGCTTTCGGGCTTTGGGATTATCTATTCCTTTGTGCAGGTATTCTTACAGGGGCTTGGTTTTTCCTGTCGTATCAATCACAGGATCCCAGAAGCGCAATGGATTCCTCCTACAATGAGCAATCGGCGACCTTAAAAGCTGCCGAGGTCCTGAACAATTTTGGCTATTCTACGGATCAGTTGAGTACGCTGGCCGATTTTCAAGTGTATAGTGATTTGCTGGAAAGCCTGCAGGAAGATCTGGGAAGGCAGGTAGCCATCCGATCGATGAAAGACTCAGCGGATAGCCAGGTATTTCCATTTTATTGGAATCTGCGATTCTACAACTCGGAAGAGACTGAAAGCATGGAGGTTGGCGGCGCTAATGATGAGAACTCTCTGGTGATTCAACTGGATAGTAAAGGTCGTTGGATGGGTCTCCATAACGAGGGAGAAAAATTACCACAGAGACAACTTAATCGTGAAGCTCTACAATATGCATTTAAGGAAGACAGCAGCAGGGATCTATGGAAAACTGTGCCAGATTCCGCCTGGGACGGAGTATTAAGCTTTGATGTGGAGAACGGGTATGATGTTACTTCACTTGGATTACCTGAAGCTGAGAAGTCAGAAGATCAGGCCCATATATTTTCCCTGTTTGAACTCAAGCGATTGGGGGAATACTATCTAAACAACTCAGCATGGAATCCGGATAAATTAGTACTTCAAGATGTTCAGATTACAACACTAAATGAAATCAGGGCTGCGGTTCTCAGTTTTCAGACTACTGCCTTGGATCTGGACCAGCAGGTAAGCCTTGAGCTCACAGTGATGCCAACGGGCTCGGTTCTGAATTTGGAGTCCGATTATAACCCGTCTGCAGAGTCTTCTTCCACTCCGGGAGTGAGACAGTTGGTCATCCTGGCTGCACTGTTCATCTTCGGCGTAGTTGCACTATTCACCTTTTTCTTTAGAATGAGAGCACGTGCTGTAGATACAAAATCCTCACTGGTGATCAGTATCATTGGCGGGCTCCTGATCCCCACAGTTATCTTTTTGCAAAATCTGGATTCCTTCAACTTGTTTGAAGGAGGAGCAATTTGGCCCGGCCTTATTTTCATTGCCATCCAAATGGCCTTCTTTGGAGCAATAGGATCAGTGGGCTTTTTTGTGCTGGCTTCTATTGGCGACTCAATAACACGTCAGCATTGGCAAAAGAAATTGGTTTGTTATGATTACCTCCGGCAGGGCATGTTTTTCAATCGGCCGGTGGGTGAAGTGCTACTTCGCTCGGTTGTATTGATGTTAATGCTATCGGGATTGTGGTCCCTCTTACTATGGATTTTCCCCAACTTCTATTTCAGTCTTGAACAAACATTTCTCAATTATGAAGCCGCATGGGCACCCTTATTCGTTCTGCTCGATAATACCTGGTATAGCCTGATCAATATCTTGGGTATCTATCTGGTAGCGGGCTCTTTGGTTTATGCACGTTTGAAAAATCAGTGGGTGTTTGCGCTCTTCACAGCTATAGCCTTTGCACTGATCGTTCCGATTCCTTTTTATTATGGGCCGGTTTTGGAGCAGTTTATTGTACTTGGCATACTGGGCCTTGGAATGGCTCTGATCTATCTGAAATGGGATTTTCTGACCCTTCTGTTTTCACACTATCTGTTTATCACACTGATTCTTGTATCCGGGGGCTGGCTGGTTGGATCTTCTCCTGACCTTTATGTTTTTGTGAACTTTATCATCTTCCTCATATTTATTGTGGGATGGGCGATATTTTCCATAGTAAAAGGTAAAGAGGAAAAGTCCCTGCCCAGCTACGTGCCGGAATACGTGGAAGAACTTGCCCAGGAAGAACGCATCAAACAGGAGCTTCAGATTGCACGGGGGGTACAAAACTCATTTCTACCTACGAAGACACCTGAACTTGAAGGCCTGGACATTGCTGCGCTTTGCCAGCCGGCCTATGAAACAGGGGGTGACTATTATGATTTCATCCAGCTGGATGATCACCGTGTGGCTGTTACCATCGGGGATGTGAGTGGAAAAGGAATTCAGGCCGCCTTTTATATGACTTTTACCAAAGGGATTCTACACTCTCTATGCAGGGAAACCGAATCTCCCGCTGAGTTGCTGAAAAAAGCCAATCGCCTGTTTTGTGATAATGCCAGTAAAGGGACCTTTATATCTCTTGTCTACGGCATTGTGGATATGAAGAATAAGACCTTTACATTTTCCAGGGCGGGTCACAATCCAATATTGCATCTCAAGGCCAAAGACGGCACGTTAAATGAACTTCAGCCGAACGGACTTGGTTTAGGTCTTACTAAAACTGCATCCTTTGATGATAATATAAAGGAAGTGCAGCTTGCGCTGGGCGAAGGCGATATGCTGGTGCTATACACCGATGGTATTGTGGAAGCTTTAAACGAGACCCACCAGTTTTACGGAGGAAACCGGTTACTGGACCAGCTGAAGAACCAGAAAAATAAGTCCTCACAGGAAATAATAGATATTCTCTCAGAAGATGTATCTTCCTTTATCGGTTCGGCCAAACAGCATGATGATATGACCATGATGGTTATTAAAATGAATAAACACTAA
- a CDS encoding Na+/H+ antiporter NhaC family protein — translation MKQKFLLLGLCAFAILIWVNSGFAAPETAELAQETAQQASGSQVSWTSILPPLVAIGIALIFKQVLFALFLGIWSGALLSTGFSFANIFNTFFTTLTDYIVPAAADESHMSIMIFTILIGGMVGIITDNGGTRGVIRAITRFIKTKVQGQLVTALMGFIVFFDDYANTMVVGNTMRPLTDRLRISRAKLAYLVDATAAPIATVALVSTWIGAMVGFIADAESKMPNFNEAAYAVFINSLPYNFYAFFTILFVILIAWSGRDFSTMLKSRINLYKAKHDPHLDTYNLWKDKIDEDEKEKKTTHWVNAALPILTLVFGTIAGLVITGEGNTIQEIIETADSYKALLWGSLLSIAVAIIMTLVQKILSVEKMLEGMLEGMHTMFDGLLILVLAWSLSAVTVELGTADYLMSVFGETLNPFWLPALVLILSALTAFATGSSWGTMGILMPLVVPLAWEIGNNSGLPFEVTHEIIYASVSSVLAGSVWGDHCSPISDTTILSSIATQCDHVEHVNTQLPYAMIVGTISVIGMIGMLVLGIPWWIIYPMGVVAIVTIIYTFGKVPDPADYTPEGKAPAVTRIE, via the coding sequence ATGAAGCAAAAATTTTTACTCTTAGGCCTCTGTGCCTTTGCCATACTTATTTGGGTGAATTCAGGATTCGCTGCTCCGGAGACCGCAGAACTTGCCCAAGAGACTGCTCAACAGGCCTCCGGAAGTCAGGTTTCCTGGACCAGCATCCTGCCTCCGCTGGTTGCTATCGGCATTGCCTTGATTTTCAAGCAGGTCCTTTTTGCCTTGTTTCTTGGCATCTGGTCAGGTGCGCTGCTCTCAACCGGCTTCAGCTTTGCCAATATCTTCAATACGTTCTTTACCACTCTCACTGACTATATTGTTCCTGCTGCTGCCGATGAGAGTCATATGAGCATCATGATTTTTACGATACTGATCGGTGGAATGGTCGGAATTATAACCGACAATGGTGGAACGCGAGGGGTCATCCGGGCAATCACACGATTTATTAAGACCAAGGTGCAGGGCCAGTTGGTTACTGCGCTGATGGGCTTTATCGTCTTTTTTGATGATTACGCCAATACCATGGTAGTTGGCAACACCATGCGACCTCTTACCGACAGGTTGCGCATTTCACGGGCCAAGCTGGCTTACCTGGTGGATGCTACGGCAGCACCTATCGCCACAGTTGCACTGGTCAGTACCTGGATCGGTGCAATGGTTGGCTTTATCGCGGATGCGGAATCCAAAATGCCGAACTTCAATGAGGCGGCCTACGCAGTATTTATTAATTCTCTGCCCTACAACTTCTATGCGTTTTTTACCATACTTTTTGTAATACTAATTGCATGGTCGGGTCGAGACTTTTCAACCATGCTAAAGTCTCGTATCAACCTTTATAAGGCCAAGCATGATCCGCATTTAGATACCTATAACCTTTGGAAAGATAAGATTGATGAGGATGAGAAAGAGAAAAAAACTACCCACTGGGTAAATGCAGCTCTGCCAATACTCACACTTGTTTTTGGTACCATTGCCGGACTTGTAATCACCGGTGAAGGGAATACCATTCAGGAGATTATCGAGACGGCTGATTCGTATAAGGCATTGCTTTGGGGGTCACTCTTATCGATTGCCGTGGCCATAATCATGACCTTGGTACAAAAAATTCTAAGTGTTGAGAAAATGCTGGAGGGCATGCTGGAGGGCATGCATACCATGTTCGACGGTCTTCTGATCTTGGTACTGGCATGGTCACTGAGTGCAGTCACTGTTGAATTGGGTACTGCAGACTATTTGATGTCAGTTTTCGGAGAGACACTGAATCCCTTCTGGTTGCCGGCGCTGGTGCTGATACTTTCGGCACTAACTGCTTTTGCCACTGGATCCAGCTGGGGCACTATGGGTATCCTGATGCCGCTGGTCGTTCCTCTGGCCTGGGAGATCGGTAATAACAGCGGATTACCTTTTGAAGTGACCCATGAAATTATTTACGCTTCCGTAAGTTCCGTTCTGGCAGGATCGGTTTGGGGAGATCACTGTTCACCTATATCCGATACCACTATTTTGAGCTCTATAGCTACCCAGTGCGATCATGTGGAGCATGTCAACACCCAACTGCCCTATGCGATGATTGTCGGTACCATAAGTGTTATAGGCATGATCGGAATGCTGGTTCTTGGCATACCGTGGTGGATCATTTATCCGATGGGTGTGGTAGCCATTGTGACAATCATTTATACCTTCGGTAAAGTACCCGATCCTGCCGATTACACTCCCGAAGGTAAAGCTCCTGCCGTCACACGTATAGAGTGA
- a CDS encoding TonB-dependent receptor codes for MKKLLLFLFLSSSLSALAQSSDGRIEGSVTHNGEPVPGVNVGIESLQKGSASDKKGKFAIQNISPGTYRLRASAVGYRPVTKDVAVQAGETTQITLELEESLLELDQVVVTGTMKETYVKDSPVKVNVVSNKFLEKNPSNNIMESVGFINGLYNEVSCGVCGTSSIRINGMEGPYTSVLIDGMPIMGSLASVYGLNGINPGIIESIEIIKGPNSTLYGSEAMGGVINVRTKDPATASRLNLSGYTSSHLENNLDFSYSPPTEGFQTFFSGNAFYFDRFLDHNNDNFADATKRKRISLFNKWSITRPQARRLDIALKYYFEDRLGGTPEYSKELRGSDTVYGEYITTNRLEVIGTYELPLEETIRLDYSYSYHDQDSYYGDYRYQAGQQIFFTNLVWDKRFRYDRQLLLGSTIRYDALDQTFDEQRLDDGSEDRRFTPGIFGQYEHIFSEVARMLAGLRVDHYSDHGFIFSPRFNLKLSPTHHTTIRFNAGTGFRIVNLFTEEHDILSGSRQVVISESLDPEKSYNGTVNINQIVDIGNSVLNMDFDLFYTRFSNRIIPNYSNPNEIRYSNLQGHSVSQGLAFTAAHNFPGPLQYSVGITFQDVYQDTGNGKDTLPFAPNFTGNFSISYGIESIATYFDYTGRLVGSMELPEYPDAVNKSEIYTEQNVKVSKRLSENIEVYGSVKNIFNYTQENPLIAPDRPFSDDFATDHVFGPIQERRFLIGINFNLR; via the coding sequence ATGAAAAAATTATTATTGTTCTTATTTCTTTCATCCTCTTTAAGTGCCCTGGCACAATCCTCCGACGGACGAATAGAAGGTTCCGTTACTCACAATGGAGAACCTGTACCCGGAGTGAATGTTGGCATCGAGAGCCTGCAAAAAGGCAGTGCTTCAGATAAAAAAGGGAAATTTGCCATTCAAAACATCTCCCCGGGAACCTATCGGCTTAGGGCATCAGCAGTCGGCTACAGGCCGGTTACCAAAGATGTCGCGGTGCAAGCAGGCGAGACAACACAAATCACCCTGGAACTGGAAGAGTCGCTGCTGGAACTTGACCAGGTGGTTGTAACCGGTACCATGAAAGAAACCTATGTTAAAGATTCTCCGGTAAAGGTTAATGTGGTATCCAACAAATTTCTCGAAAAGAATCCATCCAACAACATTATGGAGTCTGTAGGATTTATCAACGGACTTTATAATGAGGTCTCTTGCGGAGTCTGCGGTACCAGCAGTATACGAATCAATGGTATGGAAGGTCCTTATACTTCGGTACTGATTGACGGCATGCCGATTATGGGTTCCCTCGCTTCGGTTTACGGTCTGAACGGCATCAATCCCGGGATAATCGAAAGTATCGAAATCATCAAAGGTCCGAATTCTACACTCTATGGCTCGGAAGCAATGGGCGGGGTTATCAATGTACGCACCAAAGATCCGGCTACGGCATCACGTTTGAATCTTAGTGGATATACCAGTTCTCATCTGGAAAATAATCTGGATTTCTCTTATTCGCCTCCGACAGAAGGGTTTCAGACGTTTTTCAGCGGAAATGCTTTTTACTTTGACCGGTTCCTGGATCACAATAATGACAATTTTGCCGATGCTACAAAACGGAAGCGCATATCCCTGTTTAATAAATGGAGTATAACCAGACCACAGGCCAGACGTCTGGATATTGCTCTAAAATATTACTTTGAAGACCGACTGGGCGGCACCCCCGAGTATTCAAAAGAGCTACGTGGAAGCGATACTGTTTATGGTGAATATATAACTACTAATCGCCTTGAAGTAATCGGTACCTATGAGCTTCCTTTGGAGGAAACGATTCGATTGGATTATTCCTACAGCTATCACGATCAGGACAGTTACTATGGGGATTACCGCTACCAAGCCGGCCAGCAGATATTTTTCACCAATCTGGTTTGGGATAAGAGGTTCCGCTATGATCGTCAGCTATTGCTTGGAAGTACCATTCGCTATGATGCACTCGATCAGACATTTGATGAGCAAAGGCTCGATGACGGCTCCGAAGACCGTCGCTTTACACCGGGAATTTTTGGGCAATATGAACACATATTCAGTGAAGTGGCCAGAATGCTGGCAGGTTTGAGAGTTGACCACTACAGTGATCACGGCTTCATATTCTCTCCTCGTTTTAACCTGAAATTAAGCCCAACTCATCACACTACTATTCGTTTTAATGCAGGTACGGGTTTTCGTATTGTGAACCTGTTTACGGAAGAGCATGATATACTGTCCGGTTCCCGTCAGGTAGTCATCTCCGAAAGCCTCGACCCTGAAAAGTCCTATAATGGTACAGTCAATATAAACCAGATCGTGGATATCGGAAATTCGGTCCTCAATATGGATTTCGATCTCTTCTATACCCGTTTCAGCAACAGAATTATTCCCAATTATTCCAATCCCAACGAAATTCGTTACAGCAACTTGCAAGGGCACTCTGTCTCGCAAGGACTTGCTTTCACCGCTGCCCACAATTTTCCCGGACCGTTGCAATATTCAGTGGGGATTACCTTTCAGGATGTTTACCAGGATACAGGAAATGGTAAAGACACTCTGCCCTTTGCACCTAACTTCACGGGCAACTTCTCTATCTCTTATGGTATCGAATCAATTGCTACTTATTTTGACTACACCGGACGCCTAGTTGGAAGTATGGAATTGCCGGAATATCCCGATGCTGTTAATAAATCCGAGATCTATACCGAACAAAATGTGAAAGTCAGCAAAAGACTTTCTGAGAATATCGAAGTTTACGGATCGGTCAAAAATATTTTCAACTATACCCAGGAGAATCCGTTAATTGCACCTGACCGTCCCTTCAGTGATGATTTTGCAACGGACCATGTGTTCGGGCCGATACAAGAGCGTCGGTTCCTAATCGGAATAAATTTCAACCTGCGATAA
- a CDS encoding NRDE family protein, with protein MCLLVFSYKQHPIYDFVFATNRDEFYDRPTRPAKFWSDHPNILAGKDLQAGGTWLGITKNGKFSALTNYRDPSIQKEDPPSRGHLVLDYLKEGKTIDQYLKDVDKKANQYNGFNLLSGNLSDGETGLMYYSNQQNEIRRLEAGLYGLSNKLLDTPWPKVTRAKKALDTLIRSGEVSEEKLFDLLQDDTQASEEELPDTGIPHELEKAVSPIFIKTDRYGTRNSTVILVEKSGKVIFEERRYQNGSMEVENTNRYEFFIEHG; from the coding sequence ATGTGTCTCCTGGTATTCTCTTACAAGCAGCATCCAATTTATGATTTTGTCTTTGCCACCAATCGTGATGAATTTTATGATCGGCCTACACGTCCCGCCAAATTTTGGAGTGACCATCCGAATATCCTGGCCGGCAAGGATTTACAAGCCGGCGGAACCTGGCTTGGGATCACCAAAAACGGAAAATTTTCAGCACTTACCAACTACCGGGACCCCTCCATTCAGAAAGAAGATCCTCCAAGCAGGGGCCATCTGGTTCTCGATTACCTGAAGGAAGGTAAAACAATAGATCAATATTTAAAGGATGTTGATAAAAAAGCAAATCAGTATAACGGCTTTAACTTGCTGAGCGGTAACCTAAGTGATGGTGAGACGGGACTGATGTACTACTCGAATCAGCAGAATGAAATTCGGAGACTTGAAGCCGGTCTTTACGGGCTTAGTAATAAACTGCTGGATACACCGTGGCCTAAGGTTACGAGAGCTAAAAAGGCATTGGATACTTTGATACGATCCGGCGAGGTTTCGGAAGAAAAGCTTTTTGACTTGTTGCAGGATGATACACAGGCCTCGGAGGAGGAGCTGCCGGATACCGGAATACCGCATGAGCTTGAGAAGGCTGTATCGCCAATTTTTATCAAGACGGATCGATACGGTACGCGCAACTCTACAGTAATTCTCGTAGAAAAATCAGGTAAGGTTATTTTTGAAGAACGACGGTACCAAAACGGTAGCATGGAAGTAGAAAACACAAACCGCTACGAATTTTTTATAGAACACGGATGA
- a CDS encoding Na+/H+ antiporter NhaC family protein, whose translation MDWIVILPPILAIAVAVWRKEVIIALVLALFFSEVIIAGWHPALGFTGAIDRIVAVFESPGNTRVLLFSLIVGALIEYIQVSGGVSACVKKLTGMGLTKTPRQVGLLTTFTGLIIFIETNLSILTAGILSRGLFDKFKMSRERLAYIIDSTCAPVAVLVLLNGWGAYLLGLISNYELSEPVYTLAMTIPLNFYAVATIAFVFYTVLTGKVYGPMKTAETFQTESELDDPEPPTKARYMLVPLGFMTFGIVFFLWITGDGNIMQGSGSTSVLWATVLAVAVGYLMLIGEKVFTHREMIDITFDGMSNLLPLVSIVLLSLALGASLQALGTGSFVASMIGQFLPAITIAPLIFVAAGVIAFTTGTSWGTFAIMVPIGLPLAFSMGIHPSLVLSALIGGGIFGDHCSPISDTTIISSLAAGCDHYDHVRTQLPYALVTGTFAVLLYFVAGFWLV comes from the coding sequence ATGGATTGGATTGTCATACTTCCTCCCATACTGGCTATAGCTGTTGCTGTGTGGAGGAAAGAAGTAATTATTGCCTTGGTGCTGGCTCTATTCTTTTCGGAGGTAATCATCGCCGGCTGGCATCCCGCACTGGGATTTACCGGTGCCATTGACCGTATTGTTGCAGTTTTTGAAAGTCCGGGAAATACACGGGTGCTTCTTTTCAGTCTGATCGTGGGTGCACTGATTGAATATATTCAGGTGTCGGGAGGAGTTAGTGCTTGTGTAAAAAAGCTGACCGGCATGGGCCTTACGAAAACACCCAGACAGGTTGGCCTGCTCACCACATTTACCGGACTAATTATCTTTATTGAAACCAATCTGAGTATTCTAACCGCAGGAATCCTGTCTCGCGGGCTGTTTGATAAGTTCAAGATGAGCCGGGAACGTCTGGCATATATCATTGACTCTACCTGCGCGCCTGTAGCTGTGCTAGTGCTCCTCAACGGCTGGGGGGCATATCTTCTGGGACTCATTTCAAACTACGAGCTATCTGAACCGGTCTATACCCTTGCCATGACTATACCGTTGAATTTCTATGCAGTTGCAACGATTGCGTTTGTATTTTACACCGTACTGACCGGCAAAGTATATGGACCGATGAAAACCGCAGAGACTTTCCAAACCGAGTCCGAACTGGATGATCCCGAACCGCCAACCAAAGCACGCTATATGCTGGTGCCGCTGGGTTTTATGACCTTTGGAATCGTATTCTTTCTCTGGATAACCGGGGATGGCAATATAATGCAAGGTTCCGGATCTACCTCGGTACTTTGGGCAACCGTACTGGCAGTGGCGGTTGGCTACCTGATGCTCATTGGTGAAAAAGTATTTACTCACCGCGAGATGATTGACATCACTTTTGACGGCATGAGCAACCTGCTGCCATTAGTAAGCATTGTGCTGCTTTCACTTGCACTAGGTGCCAGTTTGCAGGCTCTTGGTACAGGTTCTTTTGTGGCATCCATGATCGGACAATTTCTACCGGCTATTACCATAGCACCTCTCATTTTTGTTGCCGCCGGAGTTATTGCCTTTACAACAGGTACCTCATGGGGAACCTTTGCCATTATGGTACCAATTGGTTTGCCTCTCGCTTTTAGCATGGGCATTCACCCTTCGCTGGTACTCTCGGCACTTATAGGGGGCGGAATTTTCGGTGATCACTGCTCACCTATATCGGATACAACCATCATCTCTTCGCTGGCCGCAGGCTGTGACCACTATGACCACGTGCGTACCCAACTACCCTATGCACTGGTTACCGGCACCTTTGCTGTTCTGCTATACTTTGTAGCCGGTTTCTGGCTGGTATAA
- a CDS encoding methyltransferase domain-containing protein, whose translation MRESENETYSLISRLNAWFLNRGTHTYNKLTHRFKKELFSGLSGSVLEIGAGTGANFDYYPENLDLWMLEPSPYMRDYLHEKAVEVEQDVHIISGYAEEIPCQDNKFDAVVTTLVLCTVNDVEQSLSEIYRVLKPGGVFHFIEHVAASEQSWLRTLQNGITPFWKIMADGCHPNRETGEWIRKSGFMDIKLERINVSIPVVSPHIIGSAFKPE comes from the coding sequence ATCAGGGAATCGGAAAATGAAACATACAGTCTCATCTCCCGCCTTAATGCCTGGTTTCTGAATAGGGGCACGCATACCTACAACAAGCTTACCCACCGATTCAAAAAGGAGCTGTTTTCCGGTCTTTCGGGAAGCGTACTTGAAATCGGGGCCGGAACCGGAGCTAACTTTGACTACTACCCGGAGAATCTGGATCTATGGATGCTTGAACCAAGCCCCTATATGCGTGACTATCTGCATGAAAAGGCCGTAGAAGTCGAACAGGATGTTCATATCATAAGCGGGTATGCTGAAGAAATTCCCTGTCAGGATAACAAATTTGATGCAGTGGTAACTACCCTTGTGCTTTGTACGGTAAATGACGTTGAGCAGAGCCTGTCAGAGATTTACCGTGTCCTAAAGCCCGGTGGTGTTTTTCATTTTATCGAACATGTAGCCGCATCGGAACAGAGCTGGCTGAGAACCCTGCAAAACGGCATTACTCCTTTTTGGAAGATCATGGCTGACGGCTGCCATCCTAACCGGGAAACCGGGGAATGGATTCGGAAAAGTGGGTTCATGGATATTAAACTGGAGCGCATCAACGTAAGCATCCCCGTTGTCTCCCCACACATCATAGGCTCGGCGTTCAAGCCCGAATAA